Proteins encoded by one window of Tunturibacter psychrotolerans:
- a CDS encoding GH39 family glycosyl hydrolase — protein MIRTRALLLAALSLSLFSSTPLHAQTTAQVRIDAHAETTPFPHFWEQTFGSGRAILSLRQSYRDDLRTVKNVTDLRAVRFHGIFLDEVGLYDPDATTQNPGLPPEKVQGAGIYNFSYIDQIYDGLLANGVRPFVELSFMPRKMAADPNQTQSFFYKPVVSPPKDYALWDAMIVAFAQHLIDRYGIDEVATWNFEVWNEPNLDFWGGRPNMPTYYELYDHTALALKKVNQRIRVGGPSTAQAGYVADFLQHCKEHTIPVDFASTHVYANDTAKDVFHTDEQIPRDAMVYRAVKKVHDEIAASPYPKMPLIFSEYNASYSNEPDVTDTTFMGPWLANNIRQCDGLTESMSYWTFSDVFEEQGVVRTPFYGGFGLLAADSIPKPSLNAFAMLHRLGDRRIKLDNDDALATKSSDGAVEVALWNYAPPFGIGAAYTPPPANKGPDKTFQVTFTGVPSKATVEVFRVDDDHGNSVKAFDAMGRPRESLTQDQIKTLRAAGAMAPAEKLRLSDGHLQITVPAHGLALLVVK, from the coding sequence ATGATTCGAACCCGCGCACTCCTCCTGGCGGCACTTAGCCTCAGCCTTTTCAGCAGCACACCTCTCCACGCCCAAACAACAGCGCAGGTTCGCATCGACGCCCATGCCGAAACAACTCCCTTCCCCCACTTCTGGGAACAGACCTTCGGTTCTGGCCGCGCCATCCTCTCTCTGCGCCAGAGCTACCGCGATGATCTCCGCACCGTCAAGAATGTAACCGACCTCCGCGCCGTCCGCTTCCACGGAATCTTTCTCGACGAAGTCGGCCTCTACGACCCAGACGCAACCACACAAAACCCCGGCCTCCCTCCCGAAAAAGTCCAAGGCGCCGGCATCTACAACTTCTCCTACATCGACCAGATCTACGATGGACTTCTCGCGAACGGTGTTCGTCCCTTCGTCGAACTCAGCTTCATGCCTCGCAAGATGGCAGCCGATCCGAACCAGACACAGTCGTTCTTCTACAAACCGGTCGTATCGCCACCCAAGGACTACGCTCTTTGGGATGCAATGATCGTAGCCTTCGCCCAGCACCTTATAGACCGCTACGGCATCGATGAAGTCGCAACCTGGAACTTTGAAGTATGGAACGAGCCGAACCTCGACTTCTGGGGTGGCCGTCCCAACATGCCCACCTACTACGAACTCTACGATCACACGGCACTCGCGCTCAAAAAAGTAAACCAGCGAATTCGCGTCGGTGGCCCATCGACAGCTCAGGCCGGCTACGTCGCAGACTTCCTCCAGCACTGCAAAGAACACACCATCCCGGTCGACTTCGCCTCCACCCACGTCTATGCGAACGACACAGCCAAAGACGTCTTTCACACCGACGAACAAATCCCACGTGACGCCATGGTCTATCGCGCCGTAAAAAAAGTTCACGACGAGATCGCCGCGTCGCCTTATCCCAAAATGCCGCTAATCTTCAGTGAGTACAACGCCAGCTATTCGAACGAGCCCGACGTAACGGACACGACCTTCATGGGACCATGGCTGGCCAACAACATCCGCCAATGCGACGGCCTCACAGAGTCGATGAGCTACTGGACATTCTCCGACGTCTTTGAAGAACAAGGAGTCGTGCGGACGCCATTCTACGGCGGCTTTGGCCTACTCGCGGCAGACAGTATTCCAAAGCCGTCACTCAACGCATTTGCAATGCTACATCGCCTCGGAGACCGCAGGATCAAGCTCGATAACGACGACGCCCTCGCCACTAAATCCAGCGACGGTGCAGTGGAAGTTGCACTCTGGAACTACGCGCCACCATTCGGCATCGGTGCCGCCTACACCCCACCCCCCGCAAACAAGGGACCGGACAAAACCTTCCAGGTAACCTTCACAGGCGTTCCGTCAAAAGCAACCGTCGAAGTCTTCCGAGTAGATGACGACCACGGAAACTCCGTAAAAGCATTTGATGCTATGGGCCGACCACGTGAAAGCCTCACACAGGATCAGATAAAAACATTAAGAGCCGCCGGTGCTATGGCACCTGCAGAAAAACTCCGGCTTTCCGACGGCCATCTGCAAATCACCGTGCCAGCACACGGCCTCGCTCTTCTCGTAGTCAAATAA